The following proteins come from a genomic window of Galactobacillus timonensis:
- a CDS encoding YbaK/EbsC family protein codes for MSLESVRKQFEEEGISDRIMEFEKSSATVEEAAVDIGCKPEEICKTMAFDVDGKTVLIAMAGDVKVSNHKYKGFFHKKAKMLRGDEVAERTSHPIGGVCPFGLPADCVVYLDESLKRFEKVYPACGSINSAIGVTVDELEKLAHAAGWIDVSEPQA; via the coding sequence ATGTCACTGGAATCGGTAAGAAAACAGTTTGAAGAAGAGGGGATTTCGGATCGCATCATGGAATTTGAAAAGTCTTCCGCAACTGTGGAAGAGGCTGCCGTCGATATCGGCTGTAAGCCGGAGGAAATCTGCAAGACGATGGCCTTCGATGTGGATGGTAAGACGGTATTGATTGCGATGGCTGGCGATGTGAAGGTATCAAACCATAAGTACAAGGGCTTTTTTCATAAGAAGGCAAAGATGTTAAGAGGAGACGAAGTGGCGGAGCGTACTTCGCATCCGATCGGTGGTGTATGTCCGTTCGGTCTGCCGGCGGACTGCGTCGTTTATCTTGATGAGTCCTTGAAGCGGTTTGAGAAGGTGTATCCGGCCTGTGGTTCGATCAACAGTGCGATCGGTGTGACGGTCGATGAGCTTGAGAAGCTGGCGCATGCGGCGGGCTGGATTGATGTAAGTGAGCCGCAGGCTTGA